From a single Loigolactobacillus coryniformis subsp. coryniformis KCTC 3167 = DSM 20001 genomic region:
- the yajC gene encoding preprotein translocase subunit YajC: MNDLVLAAANGSGLTSILMIVVLFGLMYFMMIRPQRKAQEKKKEMMGGMGKGDSVVTIGGLHGVINSIDKQAQTVELDIEGVYLTFDLRAIGRVDKKTTTPAAPTSNESDVTSDSGVESSAEANHIDDSAATDQSAADDKTEK; encoded by the coding sequence ATGAATGATTTAGTACTGGCTGCTGCTAATGGTAGTGGGTTAACTTCGATTTTAATGATCGTTGTTTTGTTCGGGTTAATGTACTTCATGATGATCCGGCCACAACGTAAAGCACAAGAGAAGAAAAAAGAAATGATGGGCGGCATGGGTAAAGGCGATTCTGTCGTTACCATTGGTGGTTTGCATGGCGTGATCAACAGCATCGACAAGCAAGCACAAACCGTTGAATTGGATATTGAAGGAGTTTATTTAACCTTTGATCTACGGGCAATTGGGCGTGTCGATAAGAAAACGACAACACCAGCTGCACCAACTAGCAACGAAAGTGATGTTACGTCTGATTCTGGCGTTGAATCATCAGCTGAAGCGAACCATATTGATGATAGCGCGGCAACTGATCAATCAGCTGCTGACGATAAAACTGAAAAATAA
- the tgt gene encoding tRNA guanosine(34) transglycosylase Tgt: protein MEPAIKYHLIKKEKHTGARLGEIITPHGTFPTPMFMPVGTNASVKTMAPEELDKMGANIILANTYHMWLRPGEEIVKEAGGLHKFMNWDKGILTDSGGFQVFSLAKMRDITEEGVHFKNHLNGAKMFLSPEKAMQIENDLGPDIMMSLDECPPFFESYDYVKKSVARTSRWAERGLKAHRNPATQGLFGIVQGAGFKDLREQSARDLVSLDFPGYSIGGLSVGESKAEMNHVLDFTTPLLPENKPRYLMGVGSADALIDGAIRGIDMFDCVLPTRIARNGTVMTSHGRLVVKNAKYAHDFGPLDDNCDCYACRNYSRAYIRHLIKADEIFGIHLTSYHNLYFLLHLMQQVRQAIMDDNLLEFREAFFESYGFNQKNARNF, encoded by the coding sequence ATGGAACCTGCAATTAAGTATCACTTGATCAAAAAGGAAAAGCACACCGGCGCGCGCCTAGGTGAGATCATTACGCCACACGGCACTTTCCCGACACCGATGTTCATGCCGGTTGGCACCAATGCCTCAGTTAAAACGATGGCACCGGAAGAATTAGATAAGATGGGGGCCAATATTATTTTGGCTAACACTTATCATATGTGGTTACGCCCAGGCGAAGAAATCGTTAAAGAAGCTGGCGGCCTGCATAAGTTCATGAACTGGGACAAAGGGATTTTGACTGATTCTGGTGGTTTTCAGGTTTTTTCACTAGCTAAAATGCGTGATATTACTGAAGAGGGCGTTCATTTTAAAAACCATTTGAATGGGGCTAAAATGTTTTTATCACCAGAAAAAGCGATGCAGATTGAAAATGATCTCGGTCCTGATATCATGATGAGCTTAGATGAATGTCCACCATTTTTCGAAAGTTATGACTATGTGAAGAAGTCGGTGGCGCGGACTAGCCGTTGGGCCGAACGTGGTCTGAAAGCGCACCGTAATCCGGCAACGCAAGGCTTGTTTGGTATCGTCCAAGGGGCTGGCTTCAAAGACTTACGGGAACAAAGTGCGCGTGATCTAGTCAGTCTTGATTTTCCTGGTTATTCGATCGGTGGCTTGTCAGTTGGTGAATCAAAGGCAGAAATGAACCATGTACTTGATTTTACGACACCACTTTTGCCAGAAAATAAACCCCGTTACTTGATGGGAGTTGGTTCAGCTGATGCGTTGATCGATGGTGCGATTCGCGGGATCGATATGTTTGATTGCGTCTTACCAACACGAATTGCGCGTAACGGTACCGTGATGACGAGTCATGGTCGTTTAGTTGTCAAAAATGCTAAATACGCTCATGATTTTGGCCCACTAGATGATAATTGTGATTGTTATGCGTGCCGTAATTATAGTCGTGCGTATATTCGGCATTTGATCAAAGCCGACGAAATTTTTGGCATTCATTTGACCAGTTATCATAATCTGTATTTCTTATTACATCTAATGCAACAAGTGCGGCAAGCAATTATGGATGATAATCTGTTAGAATTCCGCGAAGCCTTTTTTGAAAGTTATGGTTTTAATCAAAAAAATGCCCGTAATTTCTAG
- the queA gene encoding tRNA preQ1(34) S-adenosylmethionine ribosyltransferase-isomerase QueA encodes MGLSLSDFDYDLPHELIAQTPLKERDASRMLILDHKTGALQDKHFYDILDELHAGDAVVMNNTRVMPARLYGVKPDTGGHEEVLLLNNTEGDKWETLMKPARRAKVGTEVVFGDGQLKATVTEELEHGGRMIEFHYDGIFMEILEQLGETPLPPYIKEKLDDPEMYQTVYAKENGSAAAPTAGLHWTKELLAKAEAKGVKLIYLTLHVGLGTFRPVDEDDIDDHKMHSEFYRLTPEAADELNEVRKNGGRIIATGTTSIRTLETIGTKFNGEIKPDSGWTDIFIKPGYQWQVVDAFITNFHLPKSTLVMLVAAFTGRDNILNAYQHAIDERYRFFSFGDAMFIK; translated from the coding sequence ATGGGATTGTCTTTATCAGATTTTGATTATGATTTACCACACGAATTAATTGCACAAACACCGCTAAAAGAGCGTGATGCTTCGCGGATGTTGATTTTAGATCACAAAACTGGCGCATTGCAAGATAAGCATTTCTACGATATCTTGGATGAATTACATGCCGGTGATGCAGTCGTGATGAATAATACGCGCGTGATGCCGGCGCGTTTGTACGGGGTTAAGCCTGACACTGGTGGTCATGAAGAAGTTTTATTATTAAATAATACTGAAGGCGACAAATGGGAAACCTTAATGAAGCCAGCCCGGCGCGCTAAAGTCGGTACAGAAGTTGTCTTTGGTGATGGGCAATTAAAAGCCACAGTGACTGAAGAACTAGAACATGGTGGTCGGATGATTGAATTCCATTATGACGGTATTTTTATGGAAATTTTGGAACAATTAGGCGAAACACCATTACCACCTTACATCAAAGAAAAATTGGATGATCCAGAAATGTATCAAACTGTCTATGCTAAGGAAAATGGCTCAGCAGCAGCACCAACGGCAGGTTTGCATTGGACCAAGGAACTATTAGCTAAAGCTGAAGCTAAAGGTGTAAAGTTAATTTACTTAACATTACATGTTGGTTTGGGGACATTCCGGCCAGTTGACGAAGATGATATTGATGATCATAAGATGCATAGTGAATTCTATCGGCTCACACCAGAAGCGGCTGATGAATTGAACGAAGTGCGTAAAAACGGTGGTCGGATCATTGCCACTGGGACAACTTCAATTCGGACATTGGAAACGATTGGGACTAAGTTTAATGGTGAGATCAAGCCCGATAGTGGTTGGACGGACATTTTTATTAAGCCAGGTTATCAGTGGCAAGTTGTTGATGCTTTCATCACTAATTTCCATTTACCAAAATCAACCTTAGTGATGTTAGTTGCTGCCTTTACCGGGCGGGATAACATTTTAAATGCTTATCAACATGCAATTGACGAACGTTATCGTTTCTTTAGTTTTGGCGACGCGATGTTTATTAAATAA
- the ruvB gene encoding Holliday junction branch migration DNA helicase RuvB: MADDRVISPETADAGEAGMEKSLRPQYLRQYIGQDKVKNELRVYITAAQKREESLDHVLLYGPPGLGKTTLAMVIANELQVNIRTTSGPAIERPGDLVAILNELQPGDVLFIDEIHRLPKIVEEMLYSAMEDFFVDIVIGQGPTAHPVHFPLPPFTLIGATTRAGLLSAPLRDRFGIVAHMAYYNEQDLTDIVERSAAIFDTTIVTEGAHEIARRSRGTPRVANRLLKRIRDFAQVADQSAIDLPIVEKALKLLQVDGRGLDYVDQKLLRAMIDYYNGGPVGLSTIAANVGEETDTIEEMYEPYLLQIGFLKRTPRGRVVTPQAYAHLGIPFEQKSKTN, encoded by the coding sequence ATGGCAGATGATCGTGTAATTTCACCTGAAACGGCAGATGCAGGTGAAGCCGGTATGGAGAAATCGTTGCGACCACAGTATTTGCGCCAATATATTGGTCAAGATAAGGTCAAAAACGAATTGCGAGTTTATATCACTGCTGCGCAAAAGCGTGAAGAGTCGCTAGATCATGTGTTACTTTATGGGCCACCAGGTCTAGGTAAAACGACGTTAGCAATGGTGATCGCTAATGAATTGCAGGTCAATATTCGAACGACCAGTGGACCAGCAATTGAACGTCCTGGTGATTTAGTGGCAATTTTAAACGAGTTGCAGCCGGGCGATGTATTATTTATCGATGAAATTCATCGTTTACCGAAAATCGTTGAGGAAATGCTTTACTCAGCAATGGAGGACTTTTTCGTTGACATTGTGATTGGTCAAGGACCGACAGCACATCCGGTGCATTTTCCGTTGCCACCATTTACTTTAATTGGTGCGACGACACGTGCTGGTTTATTGTCAGCACCATTACGTGATCGTTTCGGTATCGTGGCGCATATGGCTTATTACAATGAGCAAGATCTAACCGATATTGTTGAACGTTCAGCAGCAATTTTTGATACAACCATCGTCACTGAAGGGGCGCATGAAATTGCCCGGCGTTCGCGGGGAACGCCCCGGGTGGCTAATCGCTTACTGAAGCGAATTCGTGATTTTGCTCAAGTAGCCGACCAATCAGCAATTGATTTACCGATCGTTGAAAAGGCATTAAAGTTACTACAAGTTGATGGTCGCGGCTTAGATTATGTTGATCAAAAATTATTACGAGCAATGATCGACTATTATAATGGCGGTCCAGTTGGTTTAAGTACGATTGCCGCCAATGTCGGTGAAGAGACCGATACAATCGAAGAAATGTACGAACCTTACTTATTACAAATTGGCTTCCTTAAACGAACACCGCGTGGTCGTGTCGTAACGCCCCAAGCATACGCTCATTTAGGAATACCGTTTGAACAAAAATCAAAGACCAATTAG
- the ruvA gene encoding Holliday junction branch migration protein RuvA, with the protein MYEYLVGLVTYVSPFYIVLEVAGVGYKLQLANPFRLQVSPTEMQKVYVFQAIRDNDMTLFGFTSLAEKQLFEKLLKVSGIGPKSALAILANNDHAGLINAIQNDDIGYLTKFPGVGKKTAQQIALDLKGKLGDLATTDALVGQQQIELPADDGNDYLNESLAALQALGYKETEIKRIRPALKEFNADSTDAYLSEALRLLMKR; encoded by the coding sequence ATGTATGAATACTTAGTAGGTTTAGTGACCTACGTTAGTCCGTTTTATATTGTGCTGGAAGTGGCTGGTGTTGGTTATAAGTTACAGTTAGCAAATCCGTTTCGTTTGCAAGTATCACCAACAGAAATGCAGAAAGTTTATGTTTTTCAAGCTATTCGGGATAATGATATGACTTTATTTGGGTTTACCAGCTTAGCCGAAAAACAGCTATTCGAAAAACTACTAAAAGTTTCTGGCATTGGGCCTAAATCAGCACTAGCAATTCTAGCAAACAACGACCATGCTGGGTTGATCAATGCCATTCAAAATGACGATATTGGTTATTTAACTAAATTCCCAGGTGTTGGTAAGAAAACGGCACAGCAGATTGCGTTGGATCTTAAAGGCAAGCTAGGCGATCTTGCAACAACTGATGCTCTGGTCGGCCAACAGCAAATTGAATTACCGGCAGATGACGGCAATGATTATTTGAACGAAAGCTTAGCTGCCTTGCAAGCCTTAGGTTATAAGGAAACTGAAATCAAGCGGATCAGACCAGCGTTGAAGGAATTTAATGCAGATAGTACAGATGCTTATTTAAGTGAAGCCTTGCGCCTATTGATGAAGCGTTAA
- a CDS encoding Maf family protein, with protein sequence MSLILASSSPRRQELLRRITTHFESIPARVSEHITEPLAPAQHVQTLAARKGNAISAQYPTATVLSADTVVSFREQIFGKPKSLAAARATLNLLQGQTHQVYTAVWLKRPQQAIQQRVVRTDVTFLSLTAHQIERYLSTDEYRDKAGAYGIQGYGGLLIKAITGDYYNVMGLPITVVSELLAGDELFLD encoded by the coding sequence ATGAGTTTGATTCTCGCATCCAGTTCACCACGCCGGCAGGAATTGTTGCGGCGAATTACGACTCATTTTGAAAGTATACCTGCGCGGGTTTCCGAACATATTACCGAACCGCTAGCGCCAGCACAACATGTGCAAACATTAGCAGCACGTAAAGGTAATGCGATATCAGCACAATATCCTACGGCAACCGTTTTAAGTGCAGATACAGTTGTCAGTTTTCGCGAGCAAATTTTTGGTAAGCCAAAGTCATTAGCAGCGGCACGAGCAACACTAAATTTATTACAGGGTCAAACGCATCAAGTCTATACTGCGGTATGGTTAAAACGCCCTCAGCAAGCAATTCAGCAGCGGGTAGTGCGAACAGATGTTACTTTTTTGTCACTGACAGCTCATCAAATTGAACGATATTTATCAACTGATGAATATCGCGATAAAGCGGGAGCCTATGGTATTCAAGGCTACGGTGGTTTATTGATCAAGGCAATTACTGGTGATTATTATAACGTGATGGGTTTACCGATCACGGTCGTCAGCGAGCTTTTGGCTGGCGATGAATTATTTTTGGATTAA
- the mutL gene encoding DNA mismatch repair endonuclease MutL, with translation MAKIHELAEVLANQIAAGEVIERPASVVKELVENALDAHSTQIDIVVAEAGLKQIQVIDNGDGIAAEDVLNAFKRHATSKIHDRADLFKVRSLGFRGEALPSIASVSDMILETSTGEEVGRRVHFRGGKLVEEESSAVRQGTTVTVSDLFFNTPARLKYIKSPNTELANIGDIVNRLALSHPEVAFSLSHDGNILVRTAGNGQLQQTIAGIYGVNNAKKMLAISAEDLDFRLHGFVSLPELTRSSRRYITVMINGRYIKNFQLTKAIIAGYGSKLMVGRFPLIVLAIEMDPLLVDVNVHPAKQEVRLSKEDELGELIRKTIYARIASENLIPDANENLNSSKQKKADQLQMALNAASTKWPQTYSTTPEASSAAEPESAAQIAEQLASEPAIATTEETVTNFADQADLAAWDAKYQHEQVGPALGAAAAVTPLAQPAPAVERFPHLDYIGQMHGTYLLAQGEDGFYIVDQHAAQERVNYEYYRQEIGKVSTDQQSLLVPLVLDYPASDAIRLRDRTDLLQQLGLNLEAFGQNSFVVRSHPTWFKAGQEEDTIREMIDYILNDQKITVAKFREQTAIMMSCKRAIKANHHLDDQQAKALLQRLPECENPFNCPHGRPVLVHFSGKDLEKMFRRIQESHTSLRGEMA, from the coding sequence ATGGCAAAGATTCATGAACTAGCTGAAGTATTGGCTAACCAGATTGCGGCTGGTGAAGTAATCGAGCGGCCAGCTTCCGTCGTGAAAGAGTTAGTTGAAAACGCATTGGATGCACATAGTACCCAAATTGACATTGTCGTTGCGGAAGCTGGATTAAAACAGATCCAGGTAATCGATAACGGCGACGGTATTGCGGCTGAGGATGTTTTAAATGCCTTTAAACGCCACGCCACCAGCAAGATCCATGATCGGGCAGATTTATTTAAAGTTCGTTCATTAGGTTTCCGGGGTGAAGCGTTACCTAGTATTGCGTCCGTTTCTGATATGATTCTAGAAACTTCTACTGGCGAAGAAGTGGGCCGACGCGTTCATTTTCGTGGCGGTAAGCTGGTTGAGGAAGAGTCGAGTGCCGTTCGTCAGGGCACCACTGTGACCGTTAGTGATTTATTCTTCAATACACCCGCGCGGCTGAAGTATATTAAATCACCGAATACGGAATTGGCGAATATTGGTGATATTGTTAATCGGTTAGCTTTAAGTCATCCCGAGGTTGCTTTTTCCTTAAGCCACGATGGTAACATCTTGGTCCGTACTGCGGGTAATGGGCAATTACAACAAACGATCGCCGGAATTTACGGGGTCAATAACGCCAAAAAAATGCTGGCAATTAGCGCTGAAGATCTTGATTTTCGGTTGCATGGATTTGTGTCTTTGCCAGAACTAACGCGTTCATCACGGCGCTACATCACAGTAATGATCAATGGTCGCTATATTAAAAATTTTCAATTAACTAAGGCAATTATTGCTGGGTATGGGTCTAAATTAATGGTAGGTCGTTTTCCGTTGATCGTATTGGCAATTGAGATGGATCCACTACTGGTGGATGTCAATGTTCATCCAGCCAAACAAGAGGTGCGATTAAGTAAGGAAGATGAACTGGGTGAGTTGATCCGCAAAACGATTTACGCGCGGATCGCCAGTGAAAACCTGATTCCGGACGCCAACGAGAACTTAAACTCAAGTAAGCAAAAAAAAGCTGATCAGCTACAAATGGCATTAAATGCGGCTAGTACAAAATGGCCCCAAACTTATTCAACGACACCTGAAGCAAGCTCGGCAGCTGAACCAGAATCAGCGGCACAAATTGCTGAACAATTAGCCAGTGAACCAGCAATTGCGACCACTGAAGAGACGGTCACTAACTTTGCTGATCAGGCTGATCTTGCGGCTTGGGATGCTAAGTATCAGCATGAACAGGTTGGTCCAGCCTTAGGCGCAGCCGCTGCAGTGACACCATTAGCACAACCAGCTCCAGCGGTTGAACGTTTTCCTCATTTGGATTATATCGGTCAAATGCACGGTACCTATTTGCTAGCACAGGGTGAAGATGGTTTTTATATCGTTGATCAACATGCTGCCCAAGAGCGAGTCAACTATGAATATTATCGTCAGGAGATTGGTAAAGTCAGCACGGATCAACAAAGCTTATTGGTACCACTAGTGCTAGATTATCCAGCTAGTGATGCTATTCGGTTACGTGACCGTACGGACTTGTTGCAACAACTCGGTTTGAACTTGGAAGCTTTTGGTCAGAATAGTTTTGTGGTACGCAGTCATCCAACTTGGTTTAAAGCTGGTCAGGAAGAGGATACGATTCGTGAAATGATCGATTATATTCTTAATGATCAAAAAATTACTGTTGCTAAGTTTCGCGAACAAACGGCAATCATGATGAGTTGTAAACGTGCGATCAAAGCTAATCACCATTTAGATGATCAACAAGCTAAGGCTTTGTTACAGCGCTTGCCTGAATGTGAAAATCCATTTAATTGCCCCCATGGACGGCCAGTGTTGGTTCATTTCAGTGGTAAAGATCTGGAGAAAATGTTCCGCCGGATTCAAGAAAGTCATACAAGTTTACGGGGGGAAATGGCATGA
- the mutS gene encoding DNA mismatch repair protein MutS codes for MPQKTKETPMMAQYNAIKKDYPDAFLFYRIGDFYELFYDDAIKGAQLLELTLTARNKSATDPIPMCGVPHHAAQNYIDILVDKGYKVAICEQVEDPRTAVGMVKREVIQLVTPGTIMEQKAATAKSNNYLTALVETKKDQYGFAYTDLSTGELKVSRLAGADAVVNEVMSLRTKELVANHEVTPQILTNLTKLGVLISYQDQVDPRAELSFVTQGLADLTEVKVVEQLLMYLTVTQKRSLAHLQVAEEYEPSEFLKMDHYAKNNLELTTSIRTGQRSGTLLWLLDATKTAMGGRLLKQWLDRPLINATQIKQRQDKVASLMDHFFERSSLQDELTKVYDLERLAGRVAFGNVNGRDLIQLKTSLLQIPKLKAILTDINDGTFDDVIDHLDPVSDVADLIDRAINDEPPLSIKDGNVIKPHYNQQLDDYRDAMKNGKQWIAELQAKERAATGIHTLKIGFNRVFGYYIEVTKANLAALPEDRYERKQTLTNAERFSTPELKEKETLILEAQEKSTALEYDLFTAVREQVKQQIHRLQRLAKGVAALDVLQSFAVVSETYHYVRPTLTKAHDLEIVAGRHPVVEKVLGEQKYIPNDVTMDADNTILLITGPNMSGKSTYMRQLALTVIMAQIGCFIPATKATLPIFDQIFTRIGAADDLISGQSTFMVEMMESNTALAHATENSLILFDEIGRGTATYDGMALAQAIIEYLHDHVHAKTLFSTHYHELTALDTDLPHLRNVHVGAVEENGTLVFLHKMMAGAADKSYGIHVAKLAGLPDSLLTRATTILAGLETQSQAATVETPTLTEKVSEKTPASAATPVEQVAETPAPDETDEQLALFDYQESNVSKSELKVLDELKELNLMSMTPMDVMNTLYKWQKRL; via the coding sequence GTGCCACAAAAAACTAAAGAAACACCGATGATGGCTCAATATAACGCAATCAAGAAAGACTATCCTGATGCGTTTTTATTTTACCGGATCGGTGATTTTTACGAGTTGTTTTATGACGATGCAATCAAAGGTGCCCAATTATTGGAATTAACTTTGACGGCACGCAATAAAAGTGCCACGGATCCGATTCCAATGTGTGGTGTACCGCACCATGCGGCACAAAATTATATCGATATTTTAGTTGATAAGGGCTATAAGGTCGCTATTTGTGAGCAAGTAGAAGATCCGCGAACTGCTGTAGGCATGGTTAAACGTGAAGTGATTCAACTGGTTACGCCGGGGACAATCATGGAACAAAAAGCGGCCACCGCTAAAAGTAATAACTATTTGACCGCTTTGGTTGAAACTAAAAAGGATCAGTATGGTTTTGCCTACACTGATTTATCCACAGGTGAATTAAAGGTCAGTCGCTTAGCCGGTGCTGACGCTGTGGTCAATGAAGTGATGAGCTTACGGACTAAGGAATTAGTGGCTAACCACGAGGTGACACCACAAATCTTAACCAATTTAACTAAGTTAGGTGTTTTGATCTCTTACCAGGATCAAGTTGATCCGCGGGCTGAATTATCATTTGTGACGCAGGGCTTGGCTGATTTAACCGAGGTCAAAGTCGTTGAACAGTTATTAATGTACCTGACGGTCACGCAGAAGCGCAGCCTGGCACACTTACAGGTAGCGGAAGAATATGAGCCTTCTGAATTCTTAAAAATGGATCATTACGCCAAAAATAATCTGGAGCTGACGACTTCAATTCGAACTGGCCAACGTAGCGGAACCTTATTATGGTTATTGGACGCAACTAAAACGGCTATGGGTGGTCGCCTGTTGAAGCAATGGTTAGATCGTCCGTTGATCAACGCCACGCAGATCAAACAGCGTCAAGACAAAGTTGCTAGCTTAATGGATCATTTCTTTGAGCGTTCCAGCTTGCAAGATGAACTGACTAAAGTGTATGATTTGGAACGCTTGGCAGGGCGGGTTGCTTTTGGTAATGTTAACGGCCGCGATTTGATTCAGCTAAAGACTTCGCTATTACAAATCCCCAAGTTGAAAGCGATCTTGACGGATATTAATGATGGTACGTTTGATGATGTGATCGATCACTTAGATCCCGTTAGCGACGTAGCTGATCTGATCGATCGCGCAATCAATGATGAACCGCCATTGTCGATCAAGGATGGTAATGTGATCAAACCACATTATAATCAGCAACTAGATGATTATCGGGATGCGATGAAAAACGGTAAGCAGTGGATCGCTGAATTGCAGGCAAAGGAACGTGCAGCAACGGGTATTCACACGTTAAAAATTGGCTTTAACCGTGTTTTTGGTTATTACATCGAAGTCACTAAAGCCAATTTAGCCGCTTTACCTGAGGATCGCTATGAGCGTAAGCAAACTTTGACTAATGCTGAGCGTTTCAGTACGCCGGAATTAAAGGAAAAAGAAACGCTGATCTTAGAAGCACAAGAAAAATCAACGGCTTTAGAATATGACTTGTTTACTGCAGTTCGCGAGCAAGTTAAGCAGCAGATCCATCGGTTGCAACGCTTAGCCAAAGGAGTTGCGGCCTTAGACGTGTTACAAAGTTTTGCAGTGGTTAGTGAGACGTATCATTACGTGCGGCCGACATTGACGAAAGCGCATGATTTGGAGATTGTGGCTGGGCGTCATCCAGTGGTTGAAAAAGTTCTGGGTGAGCAGAAGTATATTCCCAATGATGTGACGATGGATGCTGACAATACGATCCTTTTGATCACTGGACCCAATATGTCAGGGAAAAGTACCTATATGCGGCAATTGGCATTAACTGTGATCATGGCACAGATTGGTTGCTTTATTCCTGCGACTAAAGCGACCTTGCCGATTTTTGACCAAATTTTTACTCGCATTGGTGCGGCAGATGATTTGATTTCCGGTCAGAGTACTTTTATGGTCGAAATGATGGAATCTAACACTGCGCTAGCGCACGCGACGGAAAATAGTCTGATTTTGTTTGATGAAATTGGTCGTGGGACTGCAACTTATGATGGCATGGCTTTAGCGCAAGCTATTATTGAGTATTTACATGATCACGTCCACGCTAAAACATTATTCTCGACTCACTACCATGAATTAACGGCTTTAGATACTGATTTACCTCATTTACGTAATGTACACGTTGGGGCGGTAGAAGAGAATGGCACGTTGGTCTTTTTGCATAAAATGATGGCTGGTGCCGCTGATAAGTCTTATGGGATCCATGTAGCGAAGTTGGCCGGCTTACCGGATAGTTTGTTGACACGCGCAACAACGATTTTAGCTGGTCTAGAGACGCAAAGTCAGGCAGCAACAGTTGAAACGCCAACTTTAACGGAAAAAGTATCGGAAAAAACACCAGCAAGTGCGGCAACACCGGTAGAACAAGTTGCTGAAACGCCAGCACCTGATGAAACGGATGAACAACTCGCTTTATTTGATTATCAAGAAAGTAACGTTTCTAAGTCAGAACTTAAAGTGTTAGACGAACTTAAAGAATTGAATTTAATGAGCATGACGCCGATGGATGTCATGAATACGCTATACAAGTGGCAAAAGCGGTTATAA
- a CDS encoding YlbF family regulator, translating to MAIESRLDAHSQAVLAKLCALLKNDETVQRYQTIERQVKHNQTLNQLQQDLEQAQKSIVNDAHYDKPKAAAQAKKQADQLKKALDEHPLTIAYRNALFDANATLEMVTDELQRQVDQLIKK from the coding sequence ATGGCAATTGAGTCGCGGCTAGATGCACACAGCCAGGCTGTATTGGCTAAATTGTGTGCCTTACTAAAAAACGATGAAACGGTGCAGCGTTATCAAACAATTGAACGTCAAGTCAAGCATAATCAAACCTTGAATCAATTGCAGCAGGACTTAGAGCAAGCACAAAAATCGATCGTTAATGATGCACATTATGATAAACCCAAGGCGGCTGCACAGGCTAAAAAGCAGGCTGATCAGTTAAAAAAGGCCTTGGATGAACATCCCTTAACCATTGCTTATCGTAATGCGTTATTTGATGCGAATGCAACCTTAGAGATGGTTACTGACGAGTTACAACGACAAGTTGATCAATTGATCAAGAAGTAG
- a CDS encoding TIGR00282 family metallophosphoesterase: MRILFVGDVMGSRGREMIATYLPQLKGRYRPQVTIVNGENAAGGRGITGKIYKEFLQAGADVITMGNHVWDNRDIFDFIDSAKKLVRPANFPVATTPGLGYVYVQVNQLKLAVINLQGNALMAQSLDNPFYKADELLTEIHQQTDLVFIDFHAETTAEKEAMGWYLDGQVSAIVGTHTHVQTNDARILPQGTAYLTDAGMTGAYDAILGVKPAKSIERFLTQLPTRYEVKEDGRGVLGGCFIDLDETTGHAKKIEPIVINADNPFDFNA; the protein is encoded by the coding sequence ATGCGGATTTTATTTGTTGGGGACGTTATGGGTTCACGGGGGCGCGAAATGATCGCCACTTATTTGCCACAATTAAAGGGGCGGTATCGGCCTCAAGTCACGATCGTTAACGGTGAAAATGCAGCCGGCGGGCGTGGTATCACTGGTAAGATCTACAAGGAATTTTTGCAAGCCGGGGCTGATGTGATCACCATGGGCAACCACGTTTGGGATAACCGGGATATTTTTGATTTTATTGATTCAGCAAAAAAATTGGTGCGTCCGGCTAATTTTCCGGTGGCAACGACCCCTGGTTTAGGTTACGTTTATGTTCAGGTCAATCAATTAAAACTAGCGGTGATCAATTTACAAGGCAACGCGTTAATGGCGCAGTCGCTAGATAATCCATTTTATAAGGCTGATGAATTATTGACTGAGATCCACCAACAAACGGATCTGGTTTTTATAGATTTTCATGCTGAAACAACTGCGGAAAAAGAAGCAATGGGTTGGTACTTGGATGGTCAAGTGTCAGCAATCGTTGGAACTCATACACATGTACAGACTAACGATGCGCGAATTTTACCACAAGGAACTGCTTATTTGACCGATGCCGGAATGACTGGTGCTTATGATGCAATTCTTGGCGTTAAGCCAGCAAAAAGTATTGAACGCTTTTTGACACAGCTACCAACTCGTTATGAAGTTAAAGAAGACGGTCGTGGCGTATTGGGTGGCTGTTTCATTGATCTAGATGAAACGACAGGTCACGCCAAGAAAATTGAACCAATCGTCATTAATGCCGATAATCCGTTTGACTTTAATGCGTAA